One segment of Macaca fascicularis isolate 582-1 chromosome 2, T2T-MFA8v1.1 DNA contains the following:
- the SEC62 gene encoding translocation protein SEC62, whose protein sequence is MAERRRHKKRIQEVGEPSKEEKAVAKYLRFNCPTKSTNMMGHRVDYFIASKAVDCLLDSKWAKAKKGEEALFTTRESVVDYCNRLLKKQFFHRALKVMKMKYDKDIKKEKDKGKVESGKEEDKKSKKENIKDEKTKKEKEKKKDGEKEEPKKEETPGTPKKKETKKKFKLEPHDDQVFLDGNEVYVWIYDPVHFKTFVMGLILVIAVIAATLFPLWPAEMRVGVYYLSVGAGCFVASILLLAVARCILFLIIWLITGGRHHFWFLPNLTADVGFIDSFRPLYTHEYKGPKADLKKDEKSETKKQQKSDSEEKSDSEKKEDEEGKVGPGNHGTEGSGGERHSDTDSDRREDDRSQHSSGNGNDFEMITKEELEQQTDGDCEEEEEEENDGETPKSSHEKS, encoded by the exons ATGGCGGAACGCAGGAGACACAAGAAGCGGATCCAG GAAGTTGGTGAACCATCTAAAGAAGAGAAGGCTGTGGCCAAGTATCTTCGATTCAACTGTCCAACAAAGTCCACCAATATGATGGGTCACCGGGTTGATTATTTTATTG CTTCAAAAGCAGTGGATTGTCTTTTGGATTCAAAGTGGGCAAAGgccaagaaaggagaggaagctTTATTTACAACCAGGGAGTCTGTGGTTGACTACTGTAACAG GCTTTTAAAGAAGCAGTTTTTTCACCGGGCCctaaaagtaatgaaaatgaaatatgataaagacataaagaaagaaaaagataaaggaaaagttgaaagtggaaaagaagaggataaaaagagcaagaaagaaaatataaaggatgagaagacaaaaaaagaaaaagagaaaaaaaaagatggtgaaaAGGAAGAACCCAAAAAG GAAGAAACTCCAGGAACTcctaaaaagaaggaaactaagaaaaaattcaaacttgAGCCACATGATGATCAAGTTTTTCTGGATGGAAATGAG GTGTATGTATGGATCTATGACCCAGTTCACTTTAAAACATTTGTCATGGGATTAATTCTTG TGATTGCAGTAATAGCAGCCACCCTCTTCCCCCTTTGGCCAGCAGAAATGAGAGTAGGTGTTTATTACCTCAGTGTGGGTGCAGGCTGTTTTGTAGCCAGTATTCTTCTCCTTGCTGTTG CTCGATGCATTCTATTTCTCATCATTTGGCTCATAACTGGAGGAAGGCACCACTTTTGGTTCTTGCCAAATCTGACTGCTGATGTGGGTTTCATTGACTCCTTCCGGCCTCTGTACACACATGAATACAAAGGACCAAAAGCAGActtaaagaaagatgaaaagtcTGAAACCAAAAAGCAACAGAAGTCCGACAGTGAGGAAAAGTCAGACAGTGAGAAAAAGGAAGATGAGGAGGGGAAAGTAGGACCAGGAAATCATGGAACAGAAGGCTCAGGGGGAGAACGGCATTCAGACACGGACAGTGACAGGAGGGAAGATGATCGATCCCAACACAGTAGTGGAAATGGAAATGATTTTGAAATGATAACAAAAGAGGAACTGGAACAGCAAACAGATGGGGATtgtgaagaggaggaggaagaggaaaatgatGGAGAAACACCTAAATCTTCACATGAAAAATCATAA